The Streptomyces sp. cg36 genomic interval GACGCCCATCTGACCAACGGCCGCCTCCCCGCCACCTCGGCGGTCCAGGTCGCCGCCCTGTTCCGGCCCGAACTCCTGATGGAGATCGAGGCGTTCGCGGTCGTGGCGGACCGCTGAGCATGCCCGCCGATCCACAGCTGTCCGTACGGGAGATGACCGAGGCCGACTGCGAGGCGGTCGCCCTCGCGCGGGTGTCGGGCTGGCGGGCCGCCTACCGCGGGCTGATACCGCAGGCGCACCTGGACGGGATGAGCGTGGCGCGCGACGCCGAGCGGCTGCGCGAGCGCGTGGCGCGGGGCGACGGGTCGGTCGTCCAGCTCGTCGCCGAGCGGGCGGGCGAGGTCATCGGCTGGGGCTGCTGCGGGCCGTACCGGGAGGGCGGGGGCGTCCACCGGACGGACGGCGAGCTGTACGCGCTCTATGTGCGTCCCGAGCACTGGTCCACGGGCGCGGGACGGCTGCTCATGGACCGTCTGGTGGCGCGCGCGCAGTCCGACGGCTATCCGGCGCTGCGGCTGTGGGTGCTGGAGGGCAACGCCCGCGCCCGCCGGTTCTACGAGCGCGCGGGCTTCGCCCCGGACGGCGGCGCCGAGGACTTCGAGGTGGACGGGGTCGCCGTGCCCGAGATCCGCTATGCGATGCGTCTGAGCGCGACCGCCGCCGCCGAGGCCAGCCTCGGACGCGACAGCGCGGTCTCCAGCACCTGCACCGCGCGCTTGTCGCCGAGTTCGCCCAGCCCCTCGACGCAGGCCAGCGCCACCCGCCAGTAGGGCGTGTCCGGCGCGAGCAGCGGGCGCAGGGTGGTGATCAGCGCGGGGACGGACTCGGGGGCGCGCAGCGCGGTGAGCAGGCGCACCGGATGCAGGGCGTAGGCGGTGCGCAGGGTGTTGGTGGCGAGGGCGGCGGCGGCCCGCGCCGTGCGGGGGTCGCCGAGCCGGGCCAGCGCGTGCGCGGCCGAGACGCAGCGCTCCGGGTCGCGGTGGTTGAGCAGCAGCACCAGCGACTCGAAGGCGCGCCGGTCCCCCGCGCACCCCAGGCGGAACGCGGCGATCTCGCGTGCCCACAGCGGCCGTTCGCGCTCGATGAGCACGGCGGCGAGTGCGTCGTGGTCCCCGGTGGCGAGCAGCCGCCGGTACTCCCGCTGCGCGTCCGGGGCCCGCGCCTCGTCCCGGAGCCGGTCCGCGAGGGACCGGAGCTCGTCGTCCATGCGGGCAGCGTAATGGCCCGGCCGCGCCCGGGGGCGAGCCAGATCACATCGACCGGTTCGGCGGGACCTCTGGCGCGCTCGTTACCCACGAGTTAATCTCAAGTGAGCGGGTACCCCCCGCGACTCGGGCGGCCTGGTGACGCAGCCGCCGCGAGTGCTGGTCGGTTCGGCAGTACCACGACCGGATCCCGGGACAGGGTCCGTCGGCTCTCAGGCTCTCTGCACCACGACACACAACTCCCGCACGCCGTGCGCCCGTTGGCGTACCCGCAGCTCCCGGCCCCGGGCCCCGGGGCCGGCCGCGTGCGCCCTCTCCTCAGTCGTCACTCACCCTGGAGTCCCGTGATGGACACCCCCCTGAACACCGTCGCCGTGGTCGGTCTCGGCACCATGGGCACCGGCATCGCCGAAGTGCTCACCCGCGCGGGCCGCGAGGTCATCGGCATCGACGTCAGCGAGCGCGCCGCCCGGCGGGCCGTGGCCGCGCTGGAGGCGTCCACCGCCCGCGCCGTCACCCGTGAGCGCCTCACCGAGGAGGAGCGGCGCGACGTCCTGGCCCGGTTCCGGACCTTCACCGACCTCCAGGCCGCGGCCGAGGCCGAGCTGGTCATCGAGGTCGTGCCCGAGTCGTACGAGCTCAAGCAGCAGGTGTTCGCCGCGCTGGACAAGATCGTGGCGCCCACCGCGATCCTGGCGACCGGCACCAACGCCCTCTCGGTGACCCGGCTCGCCGCCGAGTCGGCGCACCCCGAGCGCGTGCTCGGACTGCACTTCTTCAACCCGGCCCCGGCCATGAAGCTGGTCGAGGTGGTCTCCTCGGTGCTGACCGCCCCGCCCGCCGTGGAGGCGGTCACCCGGCTCGCCCTGGACCTCGGCAAGGAGCCGGTGGCGGTCGGCGACCGGCCGGGCTTCGTCGCCGACGGGCTGCTCTTCGGCTACCTCAACCAGGCCGCCGCGATGTACGAGTCGAAGTACGCCTCCCGCGAGGACATCGACGCCGCGATGAAGCTGGGCTGCGGACTGCCGATGGGCCCGCTCGAACTGCTGGACCTGATCGGCATCGACACCGCCCGCACGGTCCTGGAGGCGATGTACACCGACTCGCGCGACCGGCTGCACGCCCCCGCGCCGATCCTCGGCCAGCTCGCCGAGGCGGGCCTGACCGGCCGCAAGTCGGGCCGCGGCTTCTACACGTACGAGGGTCCGGGCAGCGCCGTCGTGGTGCCCGACGCCCAGACGCGCTCCACCGCCGCGGGCACCACCGTGGGCCGGGCGGTCGCCTCGGTCGGGGTGGCCGGTTCGGGCACCATGGCCTCCGGCATCGCCGAGGTGTTCGCCAAGGCCGGGTACGACGTGGTGCTGGCCGCGCGCGGCCAGGAGAAGGCCGAGACGGCCAAGGCCCGGATCGCCAAGTCGCTGGCCCGCTCGGTCGACAAGGGCCGGATGAGCGCCGAGGCCCGGGAGCGGACGCTGGCCCGGATCGTGCCGGCCGGCTCGCTGGACGCCTTCGCCGAGGTCGACCTGGCGGTGGAGGCCGTCGCCGAGGACCTGGGGATCAAGCAGCAGCTGTTCGCCTCCCTGGACAAGATCTGCAAGCCCGGCGCGGTGCTCGCCACCACCACCTCCTCGCTGCCGGTCGTCGCCTGCGCCCGCGCCACCGCGCGCCCGCAGGACGTCATCGGGATGCACTTCTTCAACCCGGCCCCGGCCATGAAGCTGGTGGAGATCGTCCGCACGGTGCTGACCTCGGACGAGGTGCACGCCACCGTCCGCGAGGTCACCGCGAAGATCCGCAAGCACCCGGTGGACTGCGGCGACCGGGCCGGGTTCATCGTGAACGCGCTGCTCTTCCCGTACCTCAACAACGCGATCAAGATGGTCCAGGAGCACTACGCCTCGCTCGACGACATCGACGCGGCGATGAAGCTGGGCGGCGGCTACCCGATGGGGCCCTTCGAACTCCTCGACGTGGTCGGCCTGGACGTCTCGCTGGCCATCGAGAAGGTGCTGCACGCCGAGTTCCGCGACCCGGGGCTCGCGCCCGCCCCGCTCCTGGAGCATCTGGTGGCGGCCGGGTGCCTGGGCCGCAAGACGGGCCGTGGATTCCGCGAGTATGCCCGCCGCTGACCCCTGGGGCTCCCCCGCGCAGCCGCCGGGGGAGGGCTGGGGCGGGCTGCTCGAACCCTCGGGCGGTCCGCCCCCGCGAGCGCGACTTCCTGCACATATGCAGTACGTTCGGTCCATGCCCCAGCCCGCTTCCTCCTCGAAACGGCCGACCCGAGCGTCCGCCGCGCCCGACGCCCCGGAAAGTGCCGCCGGCAGCCGCGCGGCGGCACAGCGGCTCAAGATGCGCCGCGAGCTCGCCGCCGCGGCCATGGAGCTCTTCTCGGCCAAGGGGTACGAGGCCACCACGGTCGACGAGATCGCGGCCCGCGCCGGGGTCGCCCGCCGCACCTTCTTCCGCCACTTCCGCTCCAAGGAAGAGGCGATCTTCCCCGACCACGACGACACCCTGGTGCGGGCGGAGGCGGTGCTCAACGCCGCTCCCGCGCACGAGCATCCGCTGGACACCGTGTGCCGGGGGATCAAGGAGGTCATGAAGATGTACGCGGCCTCCCCCTCGGTCTCCGTGGCGCGCTACAAGCTGACCCGCGAGGTGCCGACCCTGCGCGAGGCCGAGATCGCCTCGGTGGCCCGCTACGAGCGCCTGTTCACCCGCTACCTCCTGGGCCACTTCGACGAGCACGAGCACCACGCCGGCAACGACGACCCGCTGCTGGCGGAGGTGGCCGCCTCGGCGGTCGTCACCGCCCACAACCACGTGCTGCGGCGCTGGCTGCGGGCGGGCGGGCAGGGCGATGTGGAGACCCAGCTCGACCACGCGTTCGCGATCGTCCGGGAGACCTTCGGCTCCGGCATCGGCGCCGGGCGCACCGCCCGGCCGAAGGCCGCCGCCGCGTCGGTCTCCACCGCCGACGAGGTGCTGGTGGCGGTGGCCCGGACCGACGCGCCGCTGGACGAGATCATGCAGTCGATCAAGAAGGCGCTGCGGCAGCGCTGACCCGTCCGTCGGCCGCGCCGCCGACCCGTCCGCCGAACTGTCCGAAACACCGAGGCCCGTCCCCGTCCGGGGGCGGGTTTCGGCGTTCCGGGGGCGGTGTTCGATCGATCATCGCTCATTCGTGCAGGTCATTACGCAATTGAGAGAAATTGTTGGCACGCAGTGTCTTGCCGACTGGCACCGCGTGCCATACGTTGATGTTGTCCGGGCGGCCGGCGTGCAGAGACCCCTCGTACGCCGGCTGTCCCCGCAAGTCCCTCCCGGGCCCGCCCCGGGGACCCGGCTCGCGCGCCCGGACGCCTGCGTCACAGGCAACCCTCCCGCGCCACCAAGCGCTGCCACAGCACCACCTCCGCCGAACCGACGGCACACCTCACACCAGCAGCAGCACCGACGTTCCCCGCCGCGTCCCCGGACGCACCCCCGAGCTCTCCACCCAGCTCGACCTGGGGAGACCCCAAACCGCCGGAGGCAACACCGTGAAGGAAATCCTGGACGCGATCCAGTCGTCGGAGACCACCTCCGCCGACTTCGCCGCTCTGCCGCTCCCCGACTCGTACCGTGCCGTCACCGTGCACAAGGACGAGACGGAGATGTTCGCCGGGCTCGCCACCCGGGACAAGGACCCGCGCAAGTCGCTCCACCTCGACGACGTGCCGGTCCCCGAACTCGGCCCGGGCGAGGCCCTGGTGGCCGTCATGGCCTCCTCGGTCAACTACAACTCGGTGTGGACCTCGATCTTCGAGCCGCTCTCCACGTTCGGCTTCCTGGAGCGCTACGGCCGGGTCAGCGAGCTCGCCAAGCGCCACGACCTGCCGTACCACGTGATCGGCTCCGACCTGGCGGGCGTCGTGCTGCGCACCGGCCCCGGCGTCAACGCCTGGAAGCCCGGCGACGAGGTCGTGGCGCACTGCCTCTCCGTCGAGATGGAGTCCAGCGACGGCCACAACGACACGATGCTCGACCCCGAGCAGCGGATCTGGGGCTTCGAGACCAACTTCGGCGGACTGGCCGAGATCGCCCTGGTCAAGTCGAACCAGCTGATGCCCAAGCCCGACCACCTCTCGTGGGAGGAGGCGGCGGCGCCCGGTCTGGTCAACTCCACCGCCTACCGCCAGCTGGTCTCGCGCAACGGCGCCGGCATGAAGCAGGGCGACAACGTGCTGATCTGGGGCGCCAGCGGCGGCCTCGGCTCCTACGCCACCCAGTTCGCGCTGGCCGGCGGCGCCAACCCCATCTGTGTCGTCTCCAGCGACCAGAAGGCGGACATCTGCCGCTCCATGGGCGCCGAGGCGATCATCGACCGCAACGCCGAGGGCTACAAGTTCTGGAAGGACGAGCAGACCCAGGACCCCAAGGAGTGGAAGCGCTTCGGCAAGCGCATCCGCGAGCTGACCGGCGGCGAGGACATCGACATCGTCTTCGAGCACCCCGGCCGCGAGACCTTCGGCGCCAGCGTGTACGTCACCCGCAAGGGCGGCACCATCACCACGTGCGCCTCCACTTCGGGGTACATGCACGAGTACGACAACCGCTACCTGTGGATGTCCCTGAAGCGCATCATCGGCTCGCACTTCGCCAACTACCGCGAGGCGTGGGAGGCCAACCGCCTCATCGCCAAGGGCAAGATCCACCCCACCCTCTCCAAGGTCTACGGCCTGGAGGAGACCGGACAGGCCGCCTACGACGTGCACCGCAACCTGCACCAGGGCAAGGTCGGCGTCCTGGCGCTCGCCCCCCGCGAGGGCCTGGGCGTCCGCGACCACGAGCTCCGCGCCAAGCACCTCGACGCCATCAACCGCTTCCGCAACATCTGAGCACGGAGCGACACATGACTGAGCGCCAGAAGGACCGGCCCTGGCTCATGCGGACGTACGCCGGTCACTCGACGGCCGAGGCGTCCAACGAGCTCTACCGGCGCAACCTCGCCAAGGGCCAGACCGGTCTCTCGGTCGCCTTCGACCTGCCGACGCAGACCGGCTACGACCCGGACCACATCCTCGCCCGCGGCGAGGTGGGCCGGGTCGGGGTCCCGGTCTCCCATCTCGGCGACATGCGGCGGCTGTTCCAGGAGATCCCGCTGGAGCAGATGAACACCTCGATGACGATCAACGCCACCGCGATGTGGCTGCTCGCCATGTACCAGGTGGTCGCGGAGGAGCAAGGTCTCGACAAGGAGGCCATCACCCGGCTCCAGGGCACGACGCAGAACGACATCGTCAAGGAGTACCTCTCGCGCGGGACGCACGTCTTCCCGCCCGGCCCGTCGCTGCGGCTGACCACGGACATGATCACGTACACGGTCAACCACATCCCCAAGTGGAACCCGATCAACATCTGCAGCTACCACCTCCAGGAGGCGGGGGCCACCCCGGTCCAGGAGATCTCGTACGCGATGTCCACCGCGATCGCCGTGCTCGACGCGGTGTCCGCCTCCGGGCAGGTGCCCGAGGACCGCAGGGGCGAGGTGGTGGCCCGGATCTCGTTCTTCGTGAACGCGGGCGTCCGGTTCGTCGAGGAGATGTGCAAGATGCGCGCCTTCGGCCGCATCTGGGACCAGGTCACCCGCGAGCGGTACGGCATCGAGAACGCCAAGCAGCGCCGCTTCCGCTACGGCGTCCAGGTCAACTCCCTCGGGCTCACCGAGGCGCAGCCGGAGAACAACGTCCAGCGGATCGTGCTGGAGATGCTGGCCGTGACGCTCTCCAAGGACGCCCGCGCGCGGGCCGTCCAGCTGCCCGCCTGGAACGAGGCGCTCGGGCTGCCGCGCCCCTGGGACCAGCAGTGGTCGCTGCGCATCCAGCAGGTCCTCGCGCACGAGAGCGACCTGCTGGAGTACGAGGACATCTTCGCCGGGTCGCACGTCATCGAGGCCAAGGTCGACTCGCTGGTCCAGGAGTGCCTGGCCGAGATCGAGCGGATCCAGCAGATGGGCGGCGCGATGGCGGCCGTCGAGTCCGGCTACCTCAAGTCGCAGCTGGTCTCCTCGCACGCCGAGCGCCGGGCCCGGATCGAGGGCGGCGAGGAGAAGATCGTCGGCGTCAACTGCTACGAGTCGACCGAGCCCAACCCGCTCACCTCCGACCTGGACACCGCGATCATGACGGTGGACCCGGCCAACGAGGCGCGGGTGGTGGCGAAGCTGCACGAGTGGCGCGACAACCGGGACGAGAACCGGGCCTCGGAGGCGCTGGCCGCGCTGAAGAAGGCCGCCGCCGGGACCGAGAACCTGATGGCCGCGACCCTGGAGTGCGTCCGCGCGGGCGTCACCACCGGCGAGTGGTCCTGGGCGCTGCGCGACGTCTTCGGCGAGTTCCGGGCCCCCACCGGCGTCTCGTCCGCCCCGGTCGCGGTGCCGGCCGAGGCGGGCACACCGCTGGCCCT includes:
- a CDS encoding HEAT repeat domain-containing protein codes for the protein MDDELRSLADRLRDEARAPDAQREYRRLLATGDHDALAAVLIERERPLWAREIAAFRLGCAGDRRAFESLVLLLNHRDPERCVSAAHALARLGDPRTARAAAALATNTLRTAYALHPVRLLTALRAPESVPALITTLRPLLAPDTPYWRVALACVEGLGELGDKRAVQVLETALSRPRLASAAAVALRRIA
- a CDS encoding 3-hydroxyacyl-CoA dehydrogenase family protein yields the protein MDTPLNTVAVVGLGTMGTGIAEVLTRAGREVIGIDVSERAARRAVAALEASTARAVTRERLTEEERRDVLARFRTFTDLQAAAEAELVIEVVPESYELKQQVFAALDKIVAPTAILATGTNALSVTRLAAESAHPERVLGLHFFNPAPAMKLVEVVSSVLTAPPAVEAVTRLALDLGKEPVAVGDRPGFVADGLLFGYLNQAAAMYESKYASREDIDAAMKLGCGLPMGPLELLDLIGIDTARTVLEAMYTDSRDRLHAPAPILGQLAEAGLTGRKSGRGFYTYEGPGSAVVVPDAQTRSTAAGTTVGRAVASVGVAGSGTMASGIAEVFAKAGYDVVLAARGQEKAETAKARIAKSLARSVDKGRMSAEARERTLARIVPAGSLDAFAEVDLAVEAVAEDLGIKQQLFASLDKICKPGAVLATTTSSLPVVACARATARPQDVIGMHFFNPAPAMKLVEIVRTVLTSDEVHATVREVTAKIRKHPVDCGDRAGFIVNALLFPYLNNAIKMVQEHYASLDDIDAAMKLGGGYPMGPFELLDVVGLDVSLAIEKVLHAEFRDPGLAPAPLLEHLVAAGCLGRKTGRGFREYARR
- a CDS encoding TetR family transcriptional regulator, with the translated sequence MQYVRSMPQPASSSKRPTRASAAPDAPESAAGSRAAAQRLKMRRELAAAAMELFSAKGYEATTVDEIAARAGVARRTFFRHFRSKEEAIFPDHDDTLVRAEAVLNAAPAHEHPLDTVCRGIKEVMKMYAASPSVSVARYKLTREVPTLREAEIASVARYERLFTRYLLGHFDEHEHHAGNDDPLLAEVAASAVVTAHNHVLRRWLRAGGQGDVETQLDHAFAIVRETFGSGIGAGRTARPKAAAASVSTADEVLVAVARTDAPLDEIMQSIKKALRQR
- the ccrA gene encoding crotonyl-CoA carboxylase/reductase, which gives rise to MKEILDAIQSSETTSADFAALPLPDSYRAVTVHKDETEMFAGLATRDKDPRKSLHLDDVPVPELGPGEALVAVMASSVNYNSVWTSIFEPLSTFGFLERYGRVSELAKRHDLPYHVIGSDLAGVVLRTGPGVNAWKPGDEVVAHCLSVEMESSDGHNDTMLDPEQRIWGFETNFGGLAEIALVKSNQLMPKPDHLSWEEAAAPGLVNSTAYRQLVSRNGAGMKQGDNVLIWGASGGLGSYATQFALAGGANPICVVSSDQKADICRSMGAEAIIDRNAEGYKFWKDEQTQDPKEWKRFGKRIRELTGGEDIDIVFEHPGRETFGASVYVTRKGGTITTCASTSGYMHEYDNRYLWMSLKRIIGSHFANYREAWEANRLIAKGKIHPTLSKVYGLEETGQAAYDVHRNLHQGKVGVLALAPREGLGVRDHELRAKHLDAINRFRNI
- a CDS encoding protein meaA, giving the protein MTERQKDRPWLMRTYAGHSTAEASNELYRRNLAKGQTGLSVAFDLPTQTGYDPDHILARGEVGRVGVPVSHLGDMRRLFQEIPLEQMNTSMTINATAMWLLAMYQVVAEEQGLDKEAITRLQGTTQNDIVKEYLSRGTHVFPPGPSLRLTTDMITYTVNHIPKWNPINICSYHLQEAGATPVQEISYAMSTAIAVLDAVSASGQVPEDRRGEVVARISFFVNAGVRFVEEMCKMRAFGRIWDQVTRERYGIENAKQRRFRYGVQVNSLGLTEAQPENNVQRIVLEMLAVTLSKDARARAVQLPAWNEALGLPRPWDQQWSLRIQQVLAHESDLLEYEDIFAGSHVIEAKVDSLVQECLAEIERIQQMGGAMAAVESGYLKSQLVSSHAERRARIEGGEEKIVGVNCYESTEPNPLTSDLDTAIMTVDPANEARVVAKLHEWRDNRDENRASEALAALKKAAAGTENLMAATLECVRAGVTTGEWSWALRDVFGEFRAPTGVSSAPVAVPAEAGTPLALVREKVTRTAEELGAGRLRLLVGKPGLDGHSNGAEQIAVRARDAGFEVVYQGIRLTPEQIVNAALAEDVHCVGLSILSGSHAELVPDVLVRLREAGAVDIPVIVGGIIPPADAEELCAAGVAAVFTPKDFGITEIIGRIVDEIRKANKLDPLEVPA